A stretch of the Drosophila sulfurigaster albostrigata strain 15112-1811.04 chromosome 2L, ASM2355843v2, whole genome shotgun sequence genome encodes the following:
- the LOC133835248 gene encoding fibrinogen-like protein 1 isoform X2, with product MKLEKSKSEIIRHENDIQLCRSEINKLNRTSENIKEEQKNIELKFKESETKLIDKVKDKSTNLENCQVQLKSLNSRLIEKDENIKRLSENNKSSNEHQKTLESQLEKSKSILIKHENDIQLCRSEINKLNTTSENIREEQKKIQLTLKESETKLIDKVKQNQLCQSALHKLSPTTCPPFGNYSGVHQLNVSGIGLFNVLCDSQLAGPGWIVIQQRVRGNESFNRDWATYRKGFGSFESDFFLGLEKIHRITSLQRFELYIHLDAMHGSTYNARYDDFKISNEENGYALSLGKFDGTIKDGMRDNENMKFSTFDHNNDKRDYYNCAVLYESGWWYNYCFSSYLNAPYGPKLFWYGYIYLKEIKMLIRPKEEMKK from the exons ATGAAATTAGAGAAGAGTAAATCTGAAATAATAAGGCATGAAAATGATATTCAGTTATGTCGTtcagaaatcaataaattaaataggaCATCAGAGAACATTAAAGaagaacagaaaaatattgaattgaaatttaaagagAGTGAAACTAAGCTAATAGATAAAGTAAAGGATAAATCCACCAACTTAGAAAATTGtcaagttcaattaaaatctcTTAATTCTagattaattgaaaaagatgaaaatataaagagaTTGAGTGAGAATAATAAAAGTAGCAACGAACATCAGAAAACACTTGAGTCGCAATTAGAGAAGAGTAAATCTATATTAATAAAGCATGAAAATGATATTCAGTTATGTCGTTCAGAAATCAACAAACTAAATACGACATCAGAGAACATTAGAGAAGAACAGAAAAAGATTCAATTGACATTAAAAGAAAGTGAAACTAAGCTAATAgataaagtaaagcaaaatCAGTTATGTCAATCTGCCCTTCATAAATTAAGTCCAACAACATGCCCCCCTTTCGGAAATTATTCAGGAGTTCATCAACTCAATGTCTCTGGCATAGGTTTATTCAATGTTTTGTGTGATAGTCAGTTAGCTGGACCTGGATGGATTGTAATACAACAACGAGTTAGGGGAAATGAGAGTTTCAATAGGGATTGGGCAACGTATCGCAAAGGTTTCGGTTCTTTTGAAAGTGATTTCTTTCTTGGCTTAGAGAAAATACATCGTATCACGAGCTTGCAACGTTTCGAACTTTATATACATTTGGATGCTATGCATGGAAGTACCTACAACGCTCGTTATGACGACTTCAAAATATCTAATGAAGAGAATGGATATGCACTGAGTTTGGGTAAATTCGATGGAACTATTAAGGATGGCATGAGAGACAATGAAAACATGAAATTCTCAACATTCGatcacaacaacgacaaacgtgattattataattgcgCAGTCTTGTATGAAAGTGGCTGGTGGtacaattattgtttttctag TTATTTAAATGCACCATATGGGCCAAAACTATTTTGGTATGGGTACATTTACCTTAAAGAAATTAAGATGCTAATTCGCCCCAAAGAAGAGATGAAGAAGTGA
- the LOC133835248 gene encoding fibrinogen-like protein 1 isoform X1, giving the protein MKLEKSKSEIIRHENDIQLCRSEINKLNRTSENIKEEQKNIELKFKESETKLIDKVKDKSTNLENCQVQLKSLNSRLIEKDENIKRLSENNKSSNEHQKTLESQLEKSKSILIKHENDIQLCRSEINKLNTTSENIREEQKKIQLTLKESETKLIDKVKQNQLCQSALHKLSPTTCPPFGNYSGVHQLNVSGIGLFNVLCDSQLAGPGWIVIQQRVRGNESFNRDWATYRKGFGSFESDFFLGLEKIHRITSLQRFELYIHLDAMHGSTYNARYDDFKISNEENGYALSLGKFDGTIKDGMRDNENMKFSTFDHNNDKRDYYNCAVLYESGWWYNYCFSSYLNAPYGPYLRWMEYWYKDIKLKEVKMLIRHKETMKK; this is encoded by the coding sequence ATGAAATTAGAGAAGAGTAAATCTGAAATAATAAGGCATGAAAATGATATTCAGTTATGTCGTtcagaaatcaataaattaaataggaCATCAGAGAACATTAAAGaagaacagaaaaatattgaattgaaatttaaagagAGTGAAACTAAGCTAATAGATAAAGTAAAGGATAAATCCACCAACTTAGAAAATTGtcaagttcaattaaaatctcTTAATTCTagattaattgaaaaagatgaaaatataaagagaTTGAGTGAGAATAATAAAAGTAGCAACGAACATCAGAAAACACTTGAGTCGCAATTAGAGAAGAGTAAATCTATATTAATAAAGCATGAAAATGATATTCAGTTATGTCGTTCAGAAATCAACAAACTAAATACGACATCAGAGAACATTAGAGAAGAACAGAAAAAGATTCAATTGACATTAAAAGAAAGTGAAACTAAGCTAATAgataaagtaaagcaaaatCAGTTATGTCAATCTGCCCTTCATAAATTAAGTCCAACAACATGCCCCCCTTTCGGAAATTATTCAGGAGTTCATCAACTCAATGTCTCTGGCATAGGTTTATTCAATGTTTTGTGTGATAGTCAGTTAGCTGGACCTGGATGGATTGTAATACAACAACGAGTTAGGGGAAATGAGAGTTTCAATAGGGATTGGGCAACGTATCGCAAAGGTTTCGGTTCTTTTGAAAGTGATTTCTTTCTTGGCTTAGAGAAAATACATCGTATCACGAGCTTGCAACGTTTCGAACTTTATATACATTTGGATGCTATGCATGGAAGTACCTACAACGCTCGTTATGACGACTTCAAAATATCTAATGAAGAGAATGGATATGCACTGAGTTTGGGTAAATTCGATGGAACTATTAAGGATGGCATGAGAGACAATGAAAACATGAAATTCTCAACATTCGatcacaacaacgacaaacgtgattattataattgcgCAGTCTTGTATGAAAGTGGCTGGTGGtacaattattgtttttctag